Part of the Virgibacillus necropolis genome, AGAAATTGATTCAGGAAATTCGCGATGCTGGCGCTAGAATCAAGTTGATTTCTGATGGTGACGTCGCTGCCGCAATGAATACAGCATTTGATGATACTGGAGTCGATATTTTATTTGGTATCGGTGGCGCACCAGAGGGTGTACTGGCTGCAGTTGCTTTAAAATGTTTAGGTGGAGAACTACAAGGAAAGCTAATCCCGTCAAATGAAGAAGAACGTGAACGTTGCAAAAAAATGGGTATCTCTGATTTTGATAAGGTATTAACAATGGATGATTTCTGTGGTGGAGATGACGCTATATTCGCTGCAACAGGAGTAACAGATGGTGAATTGTTAAAAGGTGTCCAATTCAAAGGCACAAAGGCAACTACTCAAACAGTTGTTATGCGTGCGAAAAGTGGTACAGTAAGATTTATCGATGGAGAGCATAGCTTGCAAAAGAAACCAAATCTTGTAATGGAACCGTAAGGATAATAGGGACTAGGAAGCCACTTAAAACTGGCTTCCTTATCTATTAAACATACCTTTTCAAGAAGTCAATAAAAAATAGAGTTGAATCTTACTAGTGGAACAGGTAATATTGTAGATGTTTAATAGTAATAAAGAATGGTTATTATAGTTGATACCGTTAAAGATACTCCTACACTTGCTTCCGGCAATTCTTCCTATCTTCATGAACTTACCTTCATACTAGAAAAGGAAATCTCATCGATTACATGGTAAGTCAATCTAATTATTGTTTTATAAAACAGATCGTTTCACAAAAGAATGTAAAAATAAATAGGCGTGGTGATTTTATGGCTGAATTAACAATATCTCACTTAGAGACATTAACATTAAAAGAAATTTATGGATTAGCAAAAGAGTACAAAGTCTCTTATTATGCAAAACTAACCAAACGTGAACTTATTTTCTCTATTTTAAAAGCTCAGGCAGAAAAAGATGGCTTTTTATTCATGAACGGAATTTTAGAAATCATTCCATCAGAGGGATTTGGTTTTCTACGTCCAATTAATTACTCACCAAGTGCAGAAGATATTTACATATCTGCATCACAAATCCGTCGTTTTGACTTACGGAATGGTGACCGAGTATCTGGGAAAGTACGTCCACCAAAGGAAAATGAAAGGTATTATGGTTTATTGCATGTAGATGCAGTTAACGATGATGACCCTGAAAGCGCTAAGGAACGTGTACACTTTCCAGCGCTTACAGCATTATATCCAGATCGTTTAATGAAATTAGAACTAGAGTCAAAAAGTTTGTCTACCCGAATTATTGATTTGATGACACCAGTTGGATTTGGTCAGCGTGGCTTAATTGTAGCACCTCCAAAGGCTGGAAAAACAATGCTATTAAAGGAAATTGCCAATAGCATTTCAAAAAACCATCCAAACGCAAAATTGATCATATTATTAGTTGATGAGCGTCCAGAAGAGGTTACAGATATTGAGCGCTCAGTACATCCAGACGTTGACGTGGTAAGTTCAACATTCGATGAAGTTCCAGAAAGTCATATTAAAGTATCAGAATTAGTACTAGAGCGAGCTATGCGACTAGTAGAGCACAAACGTGACGTTATCGTATTAATGGACAGTATCACTAGACTTGCTAGAGCATATAACCTTGTAATACCGCCGAGTGGTAGAACTTTATCTGGTGGTATTGACCCAGCAGCATTTCATCGTCCAAAGCGTTTCTTTGGCGCAGCAAGAAATATTGAAGAAGGCGGAAGTTTTACCATCCTGGCAACTGCGCTAGTTGATACAGGATCACGGATGGATGATGTTATTTATGAGGAATTTAAAGGAACAGGAAACATGGAATTGCACTTGGATCGTAATCTTGCAGAACGACGTATCTTCCCTGCAATTGATATTTTACGATCAGGTACAAGAAAAGAAGAATTACTTGTTCCAAAATCACATCTTGATAAAATTTGGGCAGTCCGCAAAACAATGCAGGATTCGCAAGGCTTCCTCGATCGTTTCTTAAAACGCCTAAGAGGTTCAAAAAACAATGATGAATTTTTCCAGCAAATGGATGAAGACATGACAAGGCGTGGAACAAAAAAATAGAAAGTTAGGCTTGTGAAAAGTACGGTGAACTTTCTGTATATTCAACAGGCCTTTCTATTTGCTAAGCGCAAGATGAATTGATAGATTGATTTATAGCAACTTATTGCAATCAGTTCATTAGACTGGTATAATTTATTTATGTGAGTTTCGATAAGGTAAAAAACCTATGATGGCTCTTACAATAACTCTGTTTCCAAAGGATTCAGGGCAAAAAGGAGTGTAATGACATGAAAAAGGAAATCCATCCAGAATACAGAAAAGTTGTATTTCTTGATACAAGCTCAGACTTTAAATTCCTAAGCGGATCAACTCAAAACTCAGAAGAATCAATTGAGTGGGAAGACGGTAACTCATACCCATTAATCCGTGTAGAAATAAGCTCAGATTCACACCCATTCTACACAGGTAAACAAAAAGCTGATAAAGTCGGTGGCCGTGTAGACCGATTCAAGAAAAAATATAATATGAAATAAAAAGCGTAACGGGCTTGCTCAGCGACGAAAAGCATAGACAAGAAACCGTAGAGCACATGCTTTACGTGCTCGGAGTGTTTATTGACTATGTCTCGAGTCGCTAGCCCGTGAAGCTGGATTAATAAAAGGTGTAGGCGACTGTTCAGAAGCGGACGCATAAGCAAGAGACCGTAAAACGCTTGGTCTTTGGCGTTTGGAGTGTCAATTGCTTATGACGACAGCTTCTAGGAGCCGAAGCTGGATTTAAATAAAAAGCGAAGGCGACTTCGTTATATGTAAAACAGGCAAAGTGTCTAAATCTTGCCTGTTTTTTATTTTTTAAAATAGAAAAATAAGCTATAATTTCCACTACATATTTTATGGTTTAGTGATAAAATAAAAGTAACTAATAAAGCATAATTATTTCTAAGATTTATTTGTGAAGGAGACTAAAAGCTCATGTACGTAATGAAACAAAGTGGTTGGGTAGAAGTGATTTGCGGTAGTATGTTTTCAGGCAAATCAGAGGAATTAATTCGACGCGTCCGCCGCGCAACGTACGCTAACTTATCTGTACGTGTTTTTAAACCTGCGTTAGACAGTCGATATGCAAAGGATTCAGTTGTTTCCCACAATGGAACTTCCACCATTGCAAGACCTGTAAATAATTCACAAGAAATTCTTGATCATATAGATAGTAACGTGGACATCATTGGAATTGATGAGGTTCAATTTTTTGATGAAAGTGTTGTTGAGGTAGCGGACGAGCTTGCAAATAAAGGTATTCGCGTGATCATTGCTGGTCTTGATACTGATTTTCGCGGGGAACCGTTTGGACCAATGCCGAAGTTGATGGCGCTAAGTGAATCGGTTACAAAGTTAAACGCCATTTGCCCTGTTTGTGGATCACCAGCAAGCCGGACGCAGCGCTTAATTAATGGGAAACCAGCTTCATATGATGATCCAGTTATATTGGTCGGTGCTTCAGAATCATATGAACCGAGATGTCGTCATCACCACAAGGTCCCAGGTAAACCCAGTAACCCCATTTTAAAAACACTATCAAAATTAGCTAAGTAAAGGAGTGCCCTGTGCACTCTTTTTGTGTATCAAGCTTCTGTCCTAGTTAATCAAGTACTTCTATTTTTCTGGTATAGTTATCCCTTAAATGAAACATCCTAACCATAATTGACAATAGTTGTGAAAGGTAGGATGAACGGATGAATTTAGCAGACATCATGACGATTATAGGATTTGTGACAATTGCAGCTATCGTAATTGTTTTACTAATTATTGGTATATATGTATATTCTATTGACCGAACACAAAAGCAGCACCCTGTTCTTCGTAATTATCCCGTAGTAGGTAGAGCCCGCTACTTTTTTGAAAAAATTGGTCCTGAGCTTCGCCAATATTTTTTTAATAACGATAATGAGGGTAAGCCTTTTTCTAGAAGGGATTACCAGCACATTGTAAAAAAAGCAAAATATAAACGTGACATAGTAGGATTTGGTTCACAGCGAGATTTCGAAATCGCGGGTTATTATGTACGAAATTCCATGTTTCCAAAGCTTACAGAAGAGTTGAAAATGGATATGAAAACAAAAGTAACAACAAACCGTTATTTATTGATTAAAGATCCATTATTTATGGAGAGAGAAGAGCGCCTAGAAAAACATGAATCAAGTGCCTATTTATTAAAGGAAGAGGATGCCATTATTATAGGGCCGAATGCAAAATATCCGTTCAAATTAAGAGGTCAAATTGGTATGTCTGCCATGAGTTATGGTTCCCTAGGAGATCGAGCAATAACTGCACTCTCTGAAGGGCTGGGAATAGCAAAAGGTACATGGATGAATACTGGTGAAGGTGGATTATCGGAGTATCACCTTAAGGGTGGTGTGGATATTATCATGCAAATTGGACCAGGGTTATTTGGTGTCAGAGATCCTGAAGGAAAATTTGATTGGGATGAACTGTTGAATAAAAGCAAAATCCCACAAGTGAAGGCATTTGAGGTCAAATTGGCACAAGGTGCAAAAACAAGAGGCGGGCATATTGATGCTGAAAAGGTTACCGAGGAAATTGCTAGAATTCGCAAAGTGGAACCCTTTAAATCAATTGATAGCCCAAATAGATTTACCGAATTTGGCGACATTCCTTCATTGTTTGGTTTCATTGAACGTATTCGCGAAGTTACTGGGAAACCAGTTGGCATGAAGATAGTTATTGGCAGTATTCATGAAGCTGAAGAATTAGCCAAGCACATTAAAGATTTGGATCAATGCCCAGACTTTATCACTGTTGACGGTGGGGAAGGCGGGACAGGAGCATCTTATCAGGAACTCACAGATAGTGTTGGGTTGCCAATTAAGTCCGCTCTTCCATTAGTTCATACAGCTTTGATAAAATACGGTGTTAGAGACCGTGTGAAAATCATCGCAGCCGGAAAATTATTTTCTCCAGACCGTATTGCAATTGCGCTAGGTATGGGTGCGGATTTAGTCAATATCGCACGCGGGTTCATGATAACAGTAGGCTGCATTCAAACGTTGATGTGTCATTCAAACGCATGCCCAGTAGGTGTTGCAACAACAGACCCCGAACTACAAAAAGCCCTTGTCATCGGTGAAAAGAAGTGGCGTACTGCAAACTATGTAATCACTATGCGAAAAGGTTTATTCCGCATTGCCGCTTCAGCAGGACTCGATTCGCCAGTGCACTTTTCAACCGAGCATATCGTATATAAGGATGAAAAAGGAAAAGTTTCTCAGTTGGAAGAAGAGGGTTAGAACAGATCGCATTTTGTTTAATACTTTTGAACAACATCTATTAGTATCAAAGTCACCTTTGACCTACATCTTTTCGTATACTATAATTATACTGTTAATCAGAAAGAGGTGGCCGGATTGTTAGACCGTTTACAATCGTTAGAAGATCGTTATGATAAATTAAATCAAATGCTTAGCGATCCTGAAGTGATCAATGATATAAACAAACTACGTGAATATTCCAAGGAGCAATCTGGACTTGAGGATGTCATCCAGGTTTATCGCGAATATAAGGATGTAAAAGAACAGTATGATGATGCCAAGGTTATGCTTGAGGATAAGCTTGACGATGACATGCAAGCAATGGTAAAAGCAGAAATCTCCGAGCTGGCAGAGAAACAGGAAGAACTAGAAGAGAAAATAAAAGTACTTCTTTTACCTAAAGATCCAAATGATGACAAGAACGTTATTATGGAGGTCCGCGGAGCAGCTGGTGGTGATGAAGCAGCATTGTTTGCGGGTGATTTGTACCGGATGTATTCCCGTTATGCCGAGGTTCAAGGCTGGAAGACGGAGGTTATTGAGGCTAGCTCGACTGGAGTTGGCGGATACAAGGAAATTATTTTCATGATCAGCGGCAAGGGTGCCTATTCAAAACTTAAATACGAAAATGGTGCACACCGTGTTCAGCGTATTCCTGAAACAGAATCTGGTGGGCGCATTCATACATCAACCGCTACGGTAGCTGTTTTACCAGAGACTGAAGAGGTTGAGGTGGAAATCCATGAGAATGACATTCGTGTTGACACCTTTGCATCAAGTGGTCCTGGTGGTCAAAGTGTTAATACAACCATGTCTGCGGTGCGTCTAACCCACGTACCAACTGGTGTTGTAGTTTCCTGTCAGGACGGAAAATCACAGATTAAAAATAAAGAAAAAGCGATGACAGTATTGCGTGCACGCGTTTATGATAAATTCCAGCGTGAGGTTCAAGCTGAGTACGATGAGACTAGAAGATCAGCAGTTGGTACTGGTGACCGTTCTGAGCGAATTCGCACGTATAATTTTCCGCAAAATCGCGTGTCTGATCATCGAATTAACTTAACCATTCAAAAGCTGGATCAAATTTTAACTGGAAAATTAGATGAGTTTATTGATGCGTTACAAATGGAAGAACAAACGAAAAAGTTAGAGCAAATCGGTGAATAATATGGAAAAAATCATCAAACAATACGAAGTCCTACAATGGGCTTCTCTTTTTTTAGAAAAACATCATAGGGAAATACATGTGGGGGAACTCTTGCTGCAGCATTATTTGGATATGTCGCGATCGTCCTTTTTTGCAAATATGCGAGAGACGCTTCCTGTGGATATTGTGGATAAGTTTAAAGAATCAATTGTCTTACATGCGGAAACAGGTATTCCGATTCAACATATTACTGGAGTGGAAACCTTTTATGGCAGAGAGTTTTTCGTAAACAAAGATGTGCTTATCCCGCGTCCTGAAACGGAAGAATTAATTGAACATGTTATTCAATCTGCACCAGACAAACCTTTAAGTCTGGTTGATGTAGGAACAGGTAGCGGTATAATAGCGATAACGTTGGCTTTGGAGCTACCTAATGCACAGGTTTACGCAACAGATATATCGAGCCTGGCTCTTGATGTTGCGAAACAAAACGCAGAAAAATTAAACGCTAATGTTACCTTTTTACAGGGCGATTTTATGCAACCTGTTATAGAAAACGAAATAAATCCTGATGTTATTGTATCTAACCCACCTTATATCGAGATGTCTGACAAACCTAACTTATCAGATACCGTCAAAAACTACGATCCACATCTGGCATTGTTTGCCGATGAAGATGGACTTGCGGCATATAAAAAAATTATCCACAGCATTCCATCTAGTGTAAAATTGATAGTTTTTGAAATAGGATATGCACAAGGTCAAGCAGTAACTAGGTTAGTGAAAAATAAATACCCAAAGGCTGAAGTAGCAGTAATGAAAGACATTAATGGCCACGACCGAATAATTTCAGTAAAAGTTTAAAGACTTATCCGCCGTGGATAAGTCTTTTTACAGTGGGTGGAACTAAAGTTGATCGTCAGCATCACAAAGTTGATCGAAGACCCTCCATAGTCGATCAATCCCTACCTTCCTCCATCCATCAGTTTAAAATTCTTTTATTTTTTTAGTAGTTTACTAGTTTAAATTTATCCACATTCGCTCATACTGTTAAAAACAAACGGTTGAGGAGGAACGGATAATGAAGAAGATCATATTTTTTGTACTTATATTTTTTATTATATTTTTATCGATGCCAATAAATGGCGCAAGTAAATCAATTAATGACAAGATGGGTTATCAGGTAATTCCAGATGAGGCAATCCGTTTACGAATTTTAGCAAATAGTAATGGTGATCGTGACCAAGAAGTTAAACGATCGGTACGTGATGCTGTAAATGCGAGTATCTCTAAATGGGTAAAAGATATTACAGATATAAATGAAGCACGAGAGCTAATTCAAGCGCGACTTCCAGAAATAAAAAAAATTGTAGCAGATACATTAAAGGAAGCAGATAAAGAACAAGTATTTGATGTTAAATATGGACCAAATGTATCATTTCCTACAAAATTATATGGTTCATACATTTATCCAGCTGGTGAATATGAAGCAGTACTGATTACTCTTGGAGAAGGTAAAGGAGCAAATTGGTGGTGTGTACTATTTCCACCATTATGTTTCCTAGATTTCGCGAATGGAACATCTGTCGCTACTGTAAAAGCGAGTGAAGTAGAACCTACGGAAGAAGAGGAGAAACCAGTTGAGGCAAAATTTTTCCTTTTTGAATGGTTAGGCCTGTCATAATACTAGTCCACCGTGCATAACATAGTTTTATAGATTGAAACTATTAAGTGGAGAGGTGAAATAGATGGAATTGATTCTAGCAAAAGATGTATCAAATACAAGATTAGACCAATTTTTACTAAACAACCAGGATGTGGATAAGTCACTACTAACGGAAAAAGGCTATGTAGTTCAAATTGATGAGCAAATCGAGGGTTGTTTTGTCTTAGATGCTATGGAAAATGGTGTCCATTGGTTGAAAAAATTACATGTTACCAAGCAGGCAGCACACGGATTACCAGTTATTATTGAATCTATTTTAACGATTGCTAAGGAAAACCAGGCAACATGTGTTTATGTCCACAGCCACCAGCCATTAGTGGATATTTTATTAGAATCACTGCAATTTCGTCCACAGAAGGATGTAAAAATTGTTAATATACCAGAAAATAGTAATGGGCACTGGTGGGCATACGATGTATCGTAGAGCTTATTCACAAAACTTGTTAACAACCAGTGGATAACTTGGGGATAATTAATGACTTATACACACTTTGTCCACAAATATAAAAAGTGTCAATCATTGCTTTTGCGATTTTTACTATCATCAATTAAAATAAGTGATAGAAACGAGGTAGCAATGATGACACATACAGTACGATGGAATCTACATGATAATGAAAAAATAAATAGTAAGGTTATACAAGAGGCAGCACGATTCCTAAGAGATGGGATGACTGTTGCTTTTCCCACTGAGACGGTATATGGATTAGGTGCAGACGCAACTAATGAAGAAGCGGTAGGTAAGATTTTTGAGGCAAAAGGTCGACCTGCGGATAATCCTTTAATTGCCCATGTTGCTACAAAAGAACAATTAACAGATCTTGTGGATAACTTACCCGATTCTGCAGGGAAGCTGATTGACGCTTTTTCTCCAGGTCCAATCACATTTGTTTTACCAAGTAACGGTACATGCGCAAAAAATGTAACTGCTGGTTTATCCACAATTGCTATTCGGATTCCAGATCATCCAATAGCTTTACAATTGTTAAAAGAAGCGGATATTCCTGTCGCAGCGCCAAGTGCTAATATTTCAGGAAAGCCAAGTCCAACAACTGCTGATCATGTATGGTTTGATTTAAATGAAAAAATTAGTGGCCTAATTGATGGTGGTGCGACTGGCGTTGGTTTGGAGTCAACCGTAATTGATTGCACCGCTGAAATTCCTATAATCCTTCGCCCAGGTGGAATTACGATGGAACAAATTAAAACGGTCGTTGGACCGGTTCTAGTTGATCTCGCATTAGCAAGCGGCAATAAACCAAAGGCGCCTGGCATGAAATATACCCACTATGCGCCAGAAGCTCCATTATGGTTAGTGGAAGCAACTGTGGATAAGTTTCAGGAGATTATTGATCATGAACAAAAAAATGGAAAAAAAATTGGTGTGATGGCAAGTTATGAAACAGCCAGCAGGGTTCAAGCAGATCAAATAATTCAACTAGGATCTCGTGATGATCTCTCGGAAGTTGCTATTAATCTTTACGATGCATTGCGGGCCTTTAAAAATGCAAATATTGACCTTATTTTATGTGAAGCCTTCCCTGAAGAAGGTATTGGACAGGCAATTATGAACCGTTTACAAAAAGCAGCTAGTTCCTATATAAAGTAAGAAATTAAAGTAAAAAAAGCGACCACTAAGTGATCGCTTTTTTTGCTATTTTGTACATTCGTTCATAGAATGTCGCTTACCTTTCTGTCTGGATTCCCAAAGCACACAACATACCGCCTTTATTCATTTATAATCAAGTATGTCTACCTATTGTTATACGTTTACGAAATATTCATGTGACTGAATAACTAGTCATTTAAGAGAAACAATAAATAAAAATTACTAATGGAGGATTCTTATGAAACAGCCAGATTTTGCTTTATCTCAGGGATGGTGGTACCCTGCAATTCTTAGTACTGTATTACTGCTATTTATAATTTTCATGCCTAAAAAGATAAGCTGGAAAGAAATTTACATTACCTTTGGTATAATCGGTTATATTGTATGGATGGCTGATATGACGTTAGCGGTGCCCTTTGATATATTTGATTTAGGCAATCCAGAAAAAGAGGGGTTACCAGAACTCTTACTTTATGGCGTCATACC contains:
- a CDS encoding L-threonylcarbamoyladenylate synthase, coding for MTHTVRWNLHDNEKINSKVIQEAARFLRDGMTVAFPTETVYGLGADATNEEAVGKIFEAKGRPADNPLIAHVATKEQLTDLVDNLPDSAGKLIDAFSPGPITFVLPSNGTCAKNVTAGLSTIAIRIPDHPIALQLLKEADIPVAAPSANISGKPSPTTADHVWFDLNEKISGLIDGGATGVGLESTVIDCTAEIPIILRPGGITMEQIKTVVGPVLVDLALASGNKPKAPGMKYTHYAPEAPLWLVEATVDKFQEIIDHEQKNGKKIGVMASYETASRVQADQIIQLGSRDDLSEVAINLYDALRAFKNANIDLILCEAFPEEGIGQAIMNRLQKAASSYIK
- the rho gene encoding transcription termination factor Rho yields the protein MAELTISHLETLTLKEIYGLAKEYKVSYYAKLTKRELIFSILKAQAEKDGFLFMNGILEIIPSEGFGFLRPINYSPSAEDIYISASQIRRFDLRNGDRVSGKVRPPKENERYYGLLHVDAVNDDDPESAKERVHFPALTALYPDRLMKLELESKSLSTRIIDLMTPVGFGQRGLIVAPPKAGKTMLLKEIANSISKNHPNAKLIILLVDERPEEVTDIERSVHPDVDVVSSTFDEVPESHIKVSELVLERAMRLVEHKRDVIVLMDSITRLARAYNLVIPPSGRTLSGGIDPAAFHRPKRFFGAARNIEEGGSFTILATALVDTGSRMDDVIYEEFKGTGNMELHLDRNLAERRIFPAIDILRSGTRKEELLVPKSHLDKIWAVRKTMQDSQGFLDRFLKRLRGSKNNDEFFQQMDEDMTRRGTKK
- a CDS encoding type B 50S ribosomal protein L31, producing MKKEIHPEYRKVVFLDTSSDFKFLSGSTQNSEESIEWEDGNSYPLIRVEISSDSHPFYTGKQKADKVGGRVDRFKKKYNMK
- a CDS encoding FMN-binding glutamate synthase family protein, producing MNLADIMTIIGFVTIAAIVIVLLIIGIYVYSIDRTQKQHPVLRNYPVVGRARYFFEKIGPELRQYFFNNDNEGKPFSRRDYQHIVKKAKYKRDIVGFGSQRDFEIAGYYVRNSMFPKLTEELKMDMKTKVTTNRYLLIKDPLFMEREERLEKHESSAYLLKEEDAIIIGPNAKYPFKLRGQIGMSAMSYGSLGDRAITALSEGLGIAKGTWMNTGEGGLSEYHLKGGVDIIMQIGPGLFGVRDPEGKFDWDELLNKSKIPQVKAFEVKLAQGAKTRGGHIDAEKVTEEIARIRKVEPFKSIDSPNRFTEFGDIPSLFGFIERIREVTGKPVGMKIVIGSIHEAEELAKHIKDLDQCPDFITVDGGEGGTGASYQELTDSVGLPIKSALPLVHTALIKYGVRDRVKIIAAGKLFSPDRIAIALGMGADLVNIARGFMITVGCIQTLMCHSNACPVGVATTDPELQKALVIGEKKWRTANYVITMRKGLFRIAASAGLDSPVHFSTEHIVYKDEKGKVSQLEEEG
- a CDS encoding GNAT family N-acetyltransferase — encoded protein: MELILAKDVSNTRLDQFLLNNQDVDKSLLTEKGYVVQIDEQIEGCFVLDAMENGVHWLKKLHVTKQAAHGLPVIIESILTIAKENQATCVYVHSHQPLVDILLESLQFRPQKDVKIVNIPENSNGHWWAYDVS
- the spoIIR gene encoding stage II sporulation protein R, with amino-acid sequence MKKIIFFVLIFFIIFLSMPINGASKSINDKMGYQVIPDEAIRLRILANSNGDRDQEVKRSVRDAVNASISKWVKDITDINEARELIQARLPEIKKIVADTLKEADKEQVFDVKYGPNVSFPTKLYGSYIYPAGEYEAVLITLGEGKGANWWCVLFPPLCFLDFANGTSVATVKASEVEPTEEEEKPVEAKFFLFEWLGLS
- a CDS encoding thymidine kinase — protein: MYVMKQSGWVEVICGSMFSGKSEELIRRVRRATYANLSVRVFKPALDSRYAKDSVVSHNGTSTIARPVNNSQEILDHIDSNVDIIGIDEVQFFDESVVEVADELANKGIRVIIAGLDTDFRGEPFGPMPKLMALSESVTKLNAICPVCGSPASRTQRLINGKPASYDDPVILVGASESYEPRCRHHHKVPGKPSNPILKTLSKLAK
- the prfA gene encoding peptide chain release factor 1; protein product: MLDRLQSLEDRYDKLNQMLSDPEVINDINKLREYSKEQSGLEDVIQVYREYKDVKEQYDDAKVMLEDKLDDDMQAMVKAEISELAEKQEELEEKIKVLLLPKDPNDDKNVIMEVRGAAGGDEAALFAGDLYRMYSRYAEVQGWKTEVIEASSTGVGGYKEIIFMISGKGAYSKLKYENGAHRVQRIPETESGGRIHTSTATVAVLPETEEVEVEIHENDIRVDTFASSGPGGQSVNTTMSAVRLTHVPTGVVVSCQDGKSQIKNKEKAMTVLRARVYDKFQREVQAEYDETRRSAVGTGDRSERIRTYNFPQNRVSDHRINLTIQKLDQILTGKLDEFIDALQMEEQTKKLEQIGE
- the prmC gene encoding peptide chain release factor N(5)-glutamine methyltransferase, which encodes MEKIIKQYEVLQWASLFLEKHHREIHVGELLLQHYLDMSRSSFFANMRETLPVDIVDKFKESIVLHAETGIPIQHITGVETFYGREFFVNKDVLIPRPETEELIEHVIQSAPDKPLSLVDVGTGSGIIAITLALELPNAQVYATDISSLALDVAKQNAEKLNANVTFLQGDFMQPVIENEINPDVIVSNPPYIEMSDKPNLSDTVKNYDPHLALFADEDGLAAYKKIIHSIPSSVKLIVFEIGYAQGQAVTRLVKNKYPKAEVAVMKDINGHDRIISVKV